Proteins from a single region of Dictyostelium discoideum AX4 chromosome 5 chromosome, whole genome shotgun sequence:
- the cln3 gene encoding Batten's disease protein Cln3 family protein codes for MGKDYTFIRNWISFHFMGNINNFSYCVVNAASGNLSAYFHNSKNIGIILWANIAFGLVSRLVNTFLIENVNSKLKIVVNCLFMSIGLIGVALSVYVNFGFCIAAIAFVGIASSFGESVILSYMKKFPAELVNGWSSGTGIAGVCGSLFYIAMVAAGLSNSTIFYMMLPTVAVYFLLFFFGLKVPNHLEEDRTDNHNNSNNSSNNSKYTEKQSLVKKDQLIEDIDDGGGAEVAPPGETKKQRYIRCARLVWFNAVNLALVYFFEYVASVGGADLALKKDPNNDNFFIANAFAIFSFCYQLGVLISRSSLQFVKIKHIGVITILQGINMVFWIIQAKYKMVTSVWVLFILMVYCGLLGGASYVNVFYLILHQKNIPNEDRELCINYAALLVTVGITLAACFILVMDHTFLASEVPKTDSSSST; via the exons ATGGGAAAGGATTATACATTTATTAGAAATTGGATTAGTTTCCATTTTATGggaaatattaataatttttcatattgCGTTGTAAATGCAGCAAGTGGTAACTTATCAGCTTATTTTCACAACTCTAAAAATATTGGAATTATTCTTTGGGCAAATATTGCATTTGGTTTAGTTTCAAGAT tggttaatacatttttaattgaaaatgttaattcgaaattaaagatagtagtaaattgtttatttatgtcaattggtttaattgGTGTAGCATTATCAGTATATGTTAATTTTGGATTTTGTATAGCAGCCATAGCATTTGTTGGTATTGCAAGTTCATTTGGTGAGAGTGTAATTCTCTCATACATGAAGAAATTTCCTGCAGAGCTAGTTAATGGTTGGTCAAGTGGTACAGGTATTGCAGGTGTATGTGGTTCATTGTTTTATATAGCAATGGTTGCAGCAGGTTTATCGAATTCAACAATCTTTTATATGATGTTACCAACTGTTGCTGTTTATTTccttttattctttttcgGTTTAAAAGTACCAAATCATTTAGAAGAAGATAGAACAGATAAccacaataatagtaacaatagcAGCAATAACAGCAAATATACAGAGAAACAATCATTGGTTAAAAAGGACCAACTTATTGAAGATAtagatgatggtggtggtgctgAAGTTGCACCACCAGGTGAAACTAAAAAACAAAGATATATTCGTTGTGCACGTTTAGTTTGGTTCAATGCTGTCAATTTAGCATTGGTTTATTTCTTTGAATATGTTGCAAGTGTAGGTGGTGCTGATCTTGCCTTGAAAAAGGATCCAAACAATGATAATTTCTTCATTGCAAATGCATTTGCAATCTTTAGTTTTTGTTATCAATTGGGTGTATTAATCTCACGTTCTTCACTTCAATTCGTTAAAATCAAACATATTGGTGTTATCACCATCCTTCAAGGTATTAATATGGTCTTTTGGATCATACAAgcaaaatataaaatggtCACCTCTGTTTGGGTACTCTTTATTCTCATGGTTTATTGTGGTCTTTTAGGTGGTGCTTCTTATGTTAATGTATTTTACTTAATTCttcatcaaaaaaatattccaAATGAAGATAGAGAACTTTGCATTAATTATGCTGCTTTATTAGTTACTGTTG gTATTACACTCGCAGCTTGTTTCATTCTCGTTATGGACCATACATTTTTAGCCTCTGAGGTTCCAAAAACTGATTCTTCATCCTCaacataa
- a CDS encoding iron hydrogenase domain-containing protein codes for MSKGEDKFSSVLKLTEFDYIVPSQICIKPVEIEKSNDSGNSKIQIESDGRYVEISEDGTKKSLEKATITLNDCLACSGCITSAESVLITAQSISEFLLNVNNNNDSNNNQDEKKTIVITLSPQSRASLASHFKISTLSVVKKLKTFFKKLNINYLFDSSFSRDFSLLESAAEFVARYKKTYINNNNDEETGKLEPFPLPMLSSACPGWICYAEKTHGEFILPFISTTKSPQQIMGTLVKYYFTEKILDNNTNNNNNNNNNNNNNNSKIKPSNIYHVTIMPCYDKKLEASRNDFYNDIFKTKDVDCVLSTTEILDLFKEKEIDFLSLEEDNSIEEQFFQLSPSNQFYSINGSSGGYLEFIYKYAAKELFNVDIVEPIQYKIGRNQDFKEVSLEIDGKKVLNFAQAYGFRNIQNIVRKIKTNITTKKDTNSQYDFVEIMACPSGCINGGGQIKSDAIKENKAILLDSEEKYNENVIFRQPIDNQSVQNIYNTWLNGCFSTDSKTNLHTQYHRIEKTTNALNIKW; via the exons atgagtAAAGGAGAGGATAAATTTTCatcagttttaaaattaacagAGTTTGATTATATTGTTCCTTCACAAATATGTATTAAACCTgtagaaattgaaaaatcaaatgattct ggaaattcaaaaattcaaattgagTCAGATGGAAGGTATGTTGAAATTTCAGAAGATGGaactaaaaaatcattagaaaAAGCAACCATCACATTAAATGATTGTTTAGCATGTAGTGGATGTATTACTTCAGCTGAAAGTGTTTTAATTACAGCTCAAAGTATTTCAGAATTTTTgttaaatgtaaataataataatgatagtaataataatcaagatgAAAAGAAAACAATTGTAATAACATTATCACCACAATCTAGAGCTTCTTTGGCTtctcattttaaaatttcaacattatct gtagtaaaaaaattaaaaacattttttaaaaaattaaatataaattatttatttgattcaaGTTTTAGTAgagatttttcattattagaaTCAGCAGCAGAATTTGTAGcaagatataaaaaaacatatataaataataataatgatgaagaaacAGGTAAATTAGAACCTTTTCCATTACCAATGTTATCATCAGCATGTCCAGGTTGGATTTGTTATGCGGAAAAAACTCATGGTGAATTTATATTACCTTTTATTAGTACTACAAAATCACCTCAACAAATTATGGGAACATTagtaaaatattatttcacTGAAAAGATACTCGATaacaataccaataataataataataataataataataataataataataatagtaaaattaaACCATCAAATATATATCATGTTACAATTATGCCATGTTATGATAAGAAATTGGAAGCATCTAgaaatgatttttataatgatatttttaaaaccaaagaTGTGGATTGTGTATTATCAACAACAGAAATTTTAGATCTATTTAAAGAGAAAGAAATCGATTTTCTATCATTGGAAGAGGATAACTCTATCGAGGAGCAATTCTTTCAATTATCACCATCCAATCAATTCTATAGTATTAATGGATCATCTGGTGGTTATTTAGaattcatttataaatatgcTGCAAAAGAGTTATTCAATGTTGATATCGTTGAACCAATTCAATATAAAATCGGTAGAAATCAAGACTTTAAAGAGGTTTCATTAGAGATTGATggtaaaaaagttttaaatttcgCTCAAGCTTATGGATTTagaaatattcaaaatatagTTAGAAAGATTAAAACTAATATTACAACTAAAAAAGATACAAACTCTCAATATGATTTCGTTGAAATTATGGCTTGTCCTTCTGGTTGTATAAATGGTGGTGGTCAAATTAAATCTGATGCTatcaaagaaaataaagCAATTCTTTTAGATTCTGAAGAgaaatataatgaaaatgtaaTCTTTCGTCAACCAATCGATAATCAATCTGTTCAAAACATTTATAACACTTGGTTAAATGGTTGCTTTTCAACTGATTCAAAAACAAACCTTCATACTCAATATCATAGAATTGAAAAAACTACAAATgctttaaatattaaatggtaa
- a CDS encoding RNA recognition motif-containing protein RRM has protein sequence MNPDFTVYVSNISLKANTKTVSDFFSFCGRIVNLFLRNDPTGSSQQAIVVFESDSAAKTALLLTNALIVDKVIQVVQFTPELEFDLTQQFSQQQQFNNLSGEQQPQQQQYVSQPQEDIVNREHSVPDNERSKTSVVASIIAAGYSVGQDAAIKARQVDEEHMISLKLKVGAEAVKAKANEIDNNLHISESAAAIKGAVVERANALDERFQISGFFKSASDMISQQASNLMKAAEENSTVSPIVNKVSSFGTFIKQEVQQIQTETSQAIDEKNKEKGINSSNDTELQQQQQQQQQQPEQPEQHSNIDFSKEQ, from the exons atgaatccAGATTTCACAGTTTAtgtttcaaatatttcattgAAAGCAAATACTAAAACAGTTTCAGATTTTTTCTCATTTTGTGGAAgaattgttaatttatttttaagaaa tgaCCCAACTGGTAGTTCACAACAAGCAATAGTAGTATTTGAATCAGATTCAGCTGCAAAAACagctttattattaacaaatgCATTAATTGTAGATAAAGTAATTCAAGTTGTTCAATTTACACCAGAATTAGAGTTTGATTTAACACAACAATtttctcaacaacaacaatttaataatctcAGTGgtgaacaacaaccacaacaacaacaatatgtTAGTCAACCACAAGAAGACATTGTAAATAGAGAACATAGTGTGCCAGATAATGAAAGAAGTAAAACCTCTGTTGTTGCATCAATTATTGCAGCAGGTTATAGTGTTGGACAAGACGCTGCCATTAAAGCACGTCAAGTTGATGAAGAACATATGATTTCATTAAAACTTAAAGTTGGAGCTGAAGCTGTCAAAGCAAAagcaaatgaaattgataataaccTTCACATTTCTGAGAGTGCCGCTGCCATTAAGGGTGCAGTTGTAGAGAGAGCAAATGCACTCGATGAAAGATTCCAAATCTCAGGTTTCTTTAAGAGTGCAAGTGATATGATCTCTCAACAAGCTTCCAATTTAATGAAAGCAGCCGAAGAAAATAGTACAGTTTCACCAATCGTAAATAAAGTTTCAAGTTTTGGTACTTTTATTAAACAAGAagttcaacaaattcaaactGAAACCTCTCAAGcaattgatgaaaaaaataaagaaaaaggtaTTAACTCTTCAAATGATACtgaattacaacaacaacaacaacaacaacaacaacaaccagaACAACCAGAACAACACTCAAATATAGATTTTTCAAAAGAACAataa
- the glpD gene encoding glycogen phosphorylase 2, whose translation MEEKRSTNSPGFDKPKLNRSGSITSATSHPPRSNSNPKLVAKHQQQLYEESKNKRNQEQQNQQPQQQQQKQTSNQSEDPATQLSSLKFESDKEKEQALLWAFLASYLPEDKGSLQKEFVKHVEYTLAQTKSECTDFSSFQALSYCTRDRLIERWKDTKLFFKQKNVKQVNYMSLEFLLGRSLQNSLSALGLVGKYSDALMDLGFKLEDLYDEERDAGLGNGGLGRLAACFMDSLATCNFPGYGYGLRYKFGMFYQTLVDGEQVELPDYWLNYGSPWEIERLDVSYPINFYGKVSEVEDENGKKVMKWDQGEQMLAVAYDYPIPGFKTYNTVAIRLWSSKPSDEFNLDSFNRGDYLGAIEEKEKSENITNVLYPNDNTMQGKELRLKQQYLFVSATIQDIISQFKETGKPFSEFHNFHAIQLNDTHPTLGIPELMRILIDEEKKSWDEAWDITTKTFSYTNHTVLPEALEKWSVSMVENVLPRHIMIIYEINERFLKLVDQKWPGDMSKRRALSIIDESDGKFIRMAFLAIVGSHTINGVAYLHSELVKHDVFPLFYEIWPNKFQNKTNGVTPRRWIQQSNPQLAELITRSLNSDRWLVNLDIIKDLVHLADNSSFQKEWMEIKRNNKIRLAKYIEKRCDIQVNVDVLFDVQVKRFHEYKRQLLNVLSVINRYLDIKEGKKVAPRVVIFGGKAAPGYYMAKLIIKLINSVADVVNNDPKVGDLLKVVFIPNYCVSNAEIIIPASDISQHISTAGTEASGTSNMKFSMNGGLIIGTLDGANIEIRDAIGHENMYIFGARSEEVNKVKKIIHDGKFTPDTRWARVLTAIKEDTFGPHEQFQDIINSVSGGNDHYILSYDFGSYLDIQNSIDQDFKDRAKWAKKSIMASVCCGKFSSDRTIKEYAQQIWGIEEWKRPGPVPVSNEEARSLLVPPPSGSPNDINAISIERLSPLTFVKQTSASPLSVISGGDKTNNTLKPKQTTKGFNIGGQPGNPTN comes from the exons atggaagaaAAAAGAAGTACCAATTCTCCTGGCTTTGataaaccaaaattaaatagatCAGGATCAATTACATCTGCAACCAGTCACCCACCAAGATCAAATTCCAACCcaaa gttGGTTGCAAAACATCAACAGCAACTTTATGaagaatcaaaaaataaaagaaatcaagaacaacaaaatcaacaacctcaacaacaacaacaaaaacaaacatCAAATCAATCAGAAGATCCTGCTACTCAATTATCTTCATTGAAATTTGAAAgtgataaagaaaaagaacaagCTTTACTTTGGGCTTTCTTGGCAAGCTATCTTCCAGAGGATAAGGGTTCACTTCAAAAAGAATTTGTTAAACATGTTGAATATACTTTGGCTCAAACCAAGAGTGAATGTACTGATTTCTCAAGTTTCCAAGCACTTTCATATTGTACCAGGGATAGACTCATTGAGAGATGGAAGGATACCAAACTTTTCTTTAAACAAAAGAATGTTAAACAAGTAAACTATATGTCTTTGGAATTTTTATTGGGTAGATCTCTTCAAAACTCTCTTAGTGCATTGGGCTTAGTTGGTAAATATTCTGATGCTTTAATGGACTTGGGTTTCAAACTTGAAGATCTCTATGATGAAGAAAGAGATGCAGGTTTAGGTAATGGTGGTCTTGGTCGTTTAGCTGCAT gTTTTATGGATTCATTAGCAACTTGTAATTTTCCAGGATATGGCTATGGTTTACGTTATAAATTTGGTATGTTTTATCAAACATTAGTTGATGGTGAACAAGTTGAATTACCAGATTATTGGTTAAATTATGGATCACCATGGGAAATTGAACGTTTGGATGTTAGCTATCCAATTAATTTCTATGGTAAAGTTAGTGAAgttgaagatgaaaatggCAAAAAAGTTATGAAATGGGATCAAGGTGAACAAATGTTAGCCGTTGCCTATGATTATCCAATTCCGGGTTTTAAAACTTATAATACTGTTGCAATTAGACTTTGGAGTTCAAAACCATCTGATGAATTTAATCTTGATTCATTTAATCGTGGTGATTATTTGGGTGCCATTGAAGAGAAGGAGAAATCTGAAAACATTACCAATGTCCTCTATCCAAATGATAATACTATGCAAGGTAAAGAATTACGTCTTAAACAACAATATTTGTTTGTTTCTGCAACCATTCAAGATATTATCTCTCAATTCAAAGAAACTGGTAAACCATTTTCAGAGTTTCACAATTTCCATGCCATTCAATTGAATGATACTCATCCAACACTTGGTATTCCAGAGCTAATGAGAATTCTCATTGATGAAGAGAAAAAGAGTTGGGATGAAGCTTGGGATATTACAACAAAGACCTTCTCATATACCAATCATACCGTTCTTCCTGAAGCATTGGAGAAATGGAGCGTTTCAATGGTTGAAAATGTTTTACCAAGACATATAATGATTATCTATGAAATCAATGAAAGATTCTTAAAACTTGTTGACCAAAAATGGCCAGGTGATATGTCAAAGAGAAGAGCTCTATCAATCATTGATGAATCTGATGGTAAATTCATTCGTATGGCATTTTTGGCAATCGTTGGCTCTCATACAATTAATGGTGTTGCTTATCTTCATTCAGAATTGGTAAAACATGATGTATTCCCATTGTTTTATGAAATCTGGCCAAACAAATtccaaaataaaaccaatggTGTCACTCCAAGACGTTGGATTCAACAATCAAATCCTCAACTTGCTGAACTTATTACTCGTTCCTTAAACTCTGACAGATGGTTGGTAAATTTGGATATCATTAAAGATTTGGTTCATTTGGCTGATAATTCTTCATTTCAAAAAGAATGGATGGAAATTAAACGTAACAATAAGATTCGTTTGGCCaaatatattgaaaagaGATGCGATATTCAAGTTAATGTTGATGTATTATTCGATGTTCAAGTTAAACGTTTCCATGAATATAAACGTCAACTTTTAAATGTCCTCTCTGTTATCAATCGTTATTTGGATATTAAAGAAGGTAAAAAGGTTGCTCCAAGAGTTGTCATTTTCGGTGGTAAAGCTGCTCCAGGTTATTACATGGCAAAACttatcattaaattaatCAACTCTGTAGCTGATGTCGTTAATAATGATCCAAAGGTTGGTGATCTTCTCAAGGTTGTATTCATTCCAAACTATTGTGTTTCAAATgctgaaattattattccaGCTTCTGATATCTCTCAACATATTTCAACCGCTGGTACTGAAGCATCTGGTACAAGTAATATGAAATTCAGTATGAATGGTGGTCTTATCATTGGTACTTTGGATGGTGCAAACATTGAAATTCGTGATGCCATTGGTCATGAAAATATGTACATCTTTGGTGCTCGTTCTGAAGAGGTCAACAAAGTAAAGAAAATTATTCATGATGGAAAATTCACACCAGACACTAGATGGGCTCGTGTTTTAACCGCTATTAAAGAAGATACTTTTGGTCCACATGAACAATTCCAAGATATTATCAACTCTGTTAGTGGTGGCAATGATCATTACATTCTTAGTTATGATTTTGGTTCTTACTTGGATAttcaaaattcaattgatcaaGATTTCAAAGATAGAGCTAAATGGgctaaaaaatcaattatggCTTCAGTTTGTTGTGGTAAATTCAGTTCAGATAGAACCATTAAAGAGTATGCTCAACAAATTTGGGGTATTGAAGAATGGAAGAGACCAGGTCCAGTTCCAGTTTCAAATGAAGAAGCTCGTTCTTTATTAGTTCCACCACCATCTGGTTCACCAAATGATATCAATGCTATCTCAATTGAAAGATTATCACCTTTAACTTTTGTTAAACAAACTTCTGCTTCTCCATTATCTGTTATCTCTGGTGGTGATAAAACCAACAACACTTTAAAACCAAAACAAACTACAAAAGGTTTTAATATTGGTGGTCAACCAGGTAATCcaacaaattaa
- the cinB gene encoding esterase/lipase/thioesterase domain-containing protein has product MDPESFGLDKTAIEICNSYMPVLDIEPRLIREGFKSLYDIQKKHISKTKQYQLNKENGDSLMDVHFFYPSGYEQNPVDHKYKAIFYIHGGGFMVDGIKKLPREISDRTNSILIYPDYGLTPEFKYPLGLKQCYQLFTDIMNGNFNPFNDLINDSISIVGESSGGNFALSLPLMLKLNNSTFFKKISKVLVYYPITDCNFETPSYNRFSEKFYLTKEGMKWCWNHYTNNDSERDEITCCPLKATIDQLKDFPETLVITAETDVLSSEGEQFGLKLSNANVKVSVLRILKTIHGFVSLDQTNDSIACRVGMDLSMNFLNNISNNSIINENNNKTLLKLL; this is encoded by the coding sequence atggatCCAGAATCATTTGGTTTAGATAAAACAGCTATTGAAATTTGTAATAGTTATATGCCAGTATTAGATATTGAACCAAGATTAATTAGAGAAggttttaaatcattatatgATATTCAAAAGAAACATATTAGTAAAACCaaacaatatcaattaaataaagagaATGGTGATAGTTTAATGGATGTTCATTTCTTTTATCCAAGTGGTTATGAACAAAATCCAGTCGACCATAAATATAAAGcaatattttatattcacGGTGGTGGTTTTATGGTTGAcggtattaaaaaattaccaaGAGAAATTAGTGATAgaacaaattcaattttaatttatccaGATTATGGATTAACACCAGAGTTTAAATATCCATTAGGTTTAAAACAATGCTACCAATTATTCACAGATATAATGAATGGCAATTTCAACCCATTCAATGATTTAATcaatgattcaatttcaatagtTGGTGAGAGTTCAGGTGGAAATTTCGCACTTTCTCTACCATtaatgttaaaattaaataattcaacattttttaagaaaatttcaaaagtttTAGTATACTATCCAATTACAGATTGCAATTTTGAAACACCATCCTATAATAGATTCTCAGAGAAATTCTATTTAACAAAGGAAGGTATGAAATGGTGTTGGAATCATTATACAAATAATGATTCCGAGAGGGATGAAATCACTTGTTGTCCATTGAAAGCCACAATCgatcaattaaaagattttccAGAAACTTTGGTTATCACTGCTGAAACCGATGTCTTAAGTTCTGAAGGTGAACaatttggtttaaaattatcaaatgcaAATGTTAAAGTTTCAGTtttaagaattttaaaaacaattcatgGTTTCGTTTCACTTGACCAAACAAATGATAGTATCGCTTGTAGAGTTGGTATGGATTTATCGATgaactttttaaataatatctcaaataattcaattattaatgaaaataataataaaactttattaaaattactttaa
- the mvpB gene encoding major vault protein, protein MATPVQASTVIRVKPHHYIHVLDNNTNVTRVEVGPQTFTRQDHERVLNPTPLPMILIPPRQYCIIENPIIRDKEGKLVVDKFNQPKLRHGDQEIRFSQDPFPLYPGEVVIAQPVPLQVIQTNSALRLKCLRDFVEVKADKTTVSHIAGDEWLFEGPGTYYPRVEVQVVEPVRAVIIKENQALKLRARLSFVDRRDVVRQVGEEWLVRESGAYLPGVSEEIVGFIQALVLTDRIAYQLLATRSFTDSFGKVRKAGEEWIITQKDCDTYIPDVNEKVIRDIKAITLTNRQYCIVENPIDPKTGKNKLGHKELLQGDRTFFLMPGESLVKGIQNVNVLSEDEALLLSAKEEFVEKKGTTTIVHKPGDLWMIYGPCDYIPPIQVDVVERRKRIPLDVNEGIYVRDIKTGKVRSVHGSSYMLLPNEERWAKPLAPIVEELLKKSASRDQNEEHNESDRDSTKVITYRVPHNAAVQIFDYRKKEARVVFGPELVMLEPDEEFTVLSLSGKIPKRPNHIRSLALFLGPDFMTDLITVETADHARLSLKLSYNWHFKVEQDNPSKLFATSDFTGDLCKATGSLVRAAVAASTFDNFHKHSSDIIQQAVFGSTDGSSNDCLYFETNGLVITNIDVQSVEPVDQRTLDSLQKSVQLAIEITTKSQEATARQEAERLEQMARGELERQKIIDEAKNEESRSKLVQLQAQSAAVESTGQAVAEARARAEAAIIEAESEIKQARLSTRAIEIEALSEIENLKAKHIVEIQHIKSLNNLELIKAKESATIETTKFENYVEALGSDTIKSIAQAPEETKAKLLAGLGLKSFMITDGKSPLNLFDTANGLIADAQRSEVDEE, encoded by the exons atggCTACACCAGTCCAAGCTTCTACTGTAATTCGTGTTAAACCACATCATTATATTCAT gtattagataataatacaaatgtTACAAGAGTTGAAGTTGGACCACAAACATTTACTAGACAAGATCATGAACGTGTATTAAATCCAACTCCATTACCAATGATTTTGATCCCACCAAGACAATATTGTATTATTGAAAACCCAATTATTAGAGATAAAGAAGGTAAATTAGTTGTTGATAAATTCAATCAACCAAAACTCCGTCATGGTGATCAAGAAATTCGTTTCTCTCAAGATCCATTCCCATTATATCCAGGTGAAGTTGTCATTGCTCAACCAGTTCCATTACAAGTCATCCAAACCAATAGTGCACTTCGTTTGAAATGTCTTCGTGATTTCGTTGAAGTCAAAGCTGACAAAACCACAGTCAGTCACATTGCTGGTGATGAATGGTTATTCGAAGGTCCAGGTACCTATTATCCACGTGTTGAAGTTCAAGTTGTTGAACCAGTTCGTGCAGTTATCATCAAAGAAAATCAAGCACTCAAATTACGTGCTCGTCTCTCATTTGTTGACCGTCGTGATGTAGTTCGTCAAGTTGGTGAAGAATGGTTAGTTCGTGAAAGTGGTGCCTATCTTCCAGGTGTCAGTGAAGAAATTGTTGGTTTCATTCAAGCCTTAGTCTTAACCGATCGTATCGCTTATCAATTATTAGCCACTCGTTCATTCACCGATAGCTTTGGTAAAGTTAGAAAAGCTGGTGAAGAATGGATTATCACTCAAAAGGATTGTGATACCTATATCCCAGATGTCAATGAAAAAGTCATTCGTGATATTAAAGCTATCACTCTTACCAATCGTCAATACTGTATCGTTGAGAATCCAATTGATCCAAAAACcggtaaaaataaattgggTCACAAAGAACTCCTCCAAGGTGATCGTACTTTCTTCCTTATGCCAGGTGAAAGTTTAGTTAAAGGTATCCAAAATGTTAATGTTTTATCTGAAGATGAAGCTTTACTCTTAAGTGCCAAAGAGGAATTTGTCGAAAAGAAAGGTACCACCACCATCGTTCACAAACCAGGTGATCTTTGGATGATTTATGGTCCATGTGATTACATTCCACCAATTCAAGTCGATGTTGTTGAACGTAGAAAGCGTATTCCATTAGATGTCAACGAAGGTATCTATGTCCGTGATATTAAAACTGGTAAAGTTCGTTCAGTTCATGGTTCATCCTACATGTTATTACCAAATGAAGAACGTTGGGCTAAACCATTAGCACCAATCGTCGAAGAACTCCTCAAAAAATCTGCATCACGTGATCAAAATGAAGAACACAATGAATCTGATCGTGATTCAACCAAAGTTATCACCTATCGTGTACCACACAATGCCGCCGTTCAAATCTTTGATTACAGAAAGAAAGAAGCTCGTGTTGTATTTGGTCCAGAACTTGTTATGTTAGAACCAGATGAGGAATTCACTGTTCTCTCTTTATCTGGTAAGATTCCAAAACGTCCAAATCACATTCGTTCATTGGCTCTCTTCTTGGGTCCAGATTTCATGACCGATTTAATCACTGTCGAAACTGCTGATCATGCTCGTCTCTCACTCAAATTATCTTACAACTGGCACTTTAAGGTCGAGCAAGACAATCCATCCAAATTATTCGCCACCTCTGATTTCACTGGTGATTTATGTAAAGCCACTGGTAGTTTAGTTCGTGCCGCCGTCGCTGCCAGCACCTTTGATAACTTCCACAAACACTCTTCCGATATCATTCAACAAGCCGTTTTCGGTTCAACCGATGGTTCAAGCAATGATTGCTTATACTTTGAAACCAATGGTTTGGTCATCACAAACATTGATGTTCAATCTGTAGAACCAGTCGATCAACGTACTCTTGATTCTTTACAAAAATCTGTTCAATTAGCCATTGAAATTACCACCAAATCACAAGAAGCCACTGCTCGTCAAGAAGCTGAACGTTTAGAACAAATGGCTCGTGGTGAACTTGAACGTCAAAAGATTATCGATGAAGCCAAGAACGAAGAATCTCGTTCCAAATTGGTCCAATTACAAGCTCAATCAGCTGCTGTCGAATCAACTGGTCAAGCTGTTGCTGAAGCTCGTGCTCGTGCTGAAGCCGCCATCATTGAAGCTGAAAGTGAAATCAAACAAGCTCGTCTCTCAACCAGAGCCATTGAAATTGAAGCTCTCtctgaaattgaaaatcttAAAGCCAAACATATTGTTGAAATCCAACACATCAAATCACTCAACAATCTCGAATTAATTAAAGCCAAAGAAAGTGCTACCATCGAAACTACCAAATTCGAAAACTATGTTGAAGCCCTCGGTTCCGATACTATCAAATCAATCGCCCAAGCTCCAGAAGAAACCAAGGCTAAATTATTAGCTGGTTTGGGTCTCAAATCATTCATGATTACTGATGGTAAATCACCACTCAATCTTTTCGATACTGCCAATGGTTTAATTGCTGATGCTCAAAGATCAGAAGTCGATGaagaataa
- a CDS encoding hypothetical protein (Q8UGX7 Peptide methionine sulfoxide reductase msrB (EC 1.8.4.6)), translated as MKRFLFNLKTTTFQRSFNNRLLFPINNIYISNNNNNICINLNNNNNNNNNNNKRHYCNNKMNLSEDEWRVKLTPAQFKVLREKGTERPDSGEYNKNYEKGVYNCAACDTPLFKSEHKFSSGCGWPSFYDSIPGALVLHEDPSLPGRPRTEICCAKCGSHMGHVFKGEKFNTPIDQRHCVNSISLKFLPKK; from the exons atgaaaagatttttatttaatttaaaaaccaCAACATTTCAAAGGAGCTTCAATAATCGATTACTATttccaataaataatatttatattagtaataataataataatatttgtattaatttaaacaacaacaacaataataataataataataataaaagacattattgtaataataaaatgaatttatcaGAAGATGAATGGAGAGTTAAACTTACACCAGCTCAATTTAAAGTATTGAGAGAAAAAGGTACAGAAAGACCAGATAGTGgtgaatataataaaaactatGAAAAAGGTGTTTATAATTGTGCTGCTTGTGATACTCCATTATTCAAATCTGAACATAAATTTTCCTCAGGTTGTGGATGGCCATCTTTTTATGATTCTATTCCAGGTGCTTTAGTACTTCATGAAGATCCATCACTTCCTGGTAGACCAAGAACTGAAATTTGTTGTGCAAAATgt GGTTCCCATATGGGTCATGTATTTAAG ggAGAGAAATTTAATACACCAATTGATCAAAGACATTGTgttaattcaatttctttaaaattccTTCCAAAAAAATAG